The DNA sequence TGTGGTAGCTTGATGAGATAGAGAACCATTAAAATTTACCTTACCATTTCTGTCCATAGAAAATTCTCTCAACCACTCCACATCAGGGCGAGTATCTTCAAAATTTTTACCTGTAATAGTTCCACCTAAATACTTACTGGTAATAGATGCAATGGTTTCAAAATTAGTGATGATTTCTCCAATGGTTACTTTTTTGCTAGTTGCAAGATTGAAAGAAGAAACTTTTTGCATTCCCAAAGATTCAGGGTCAAATCCTTTATCAAAACGGGTAGTATTATCATAGGATGCGTTTCTAAAAATACCTCCATTCAGATGAGCACCATTGAGAAACGCCCCTGATAAATCAGCTTTGAAAAAGTTTGCTCTAGTTAAAAAACTGCCTGTAAAATAAGCCTCTTTAACAATTGCTTTTTGGAAGTTAACTTTGGTGAGGTAGGCTTTAATTAGATATGCTCCTGTTAAGTTTGCCCCTGTGAGATTTGCTCCACTGAGATTCGCCTCATTGAGATAGCATTTACTTAAGTTAGCACCGCTTAAGTCAGCATCTCTCAAATCAGCATAGCTTAAATCAGAACCTTCGAGATTGACTCCTTTTAGTTGAGCATTTCTTAAATCAATTCTTCTCAACTGTAATTTGGGAAAATTTCTTTCCCCTGAGTTATATTGTCCTTGAATGTCACTTACTGCGGTGTTTACTAGCATTTATTTTCCTACCTTAATTTCAAATTTTTCCGAACAATTTTTCCCTTTAATTTATTTTTAGGAATTTTTGCTTATGTTAAATTTGTTAATATTTAGATATTTTTTGTTTTTTATATTTATTTTATATTAACAATATTCTGTGACAAAATAGTACGGTTTTTAACAAAACTTCAATAACTGCAATTTAACAAATTAACTAAAAATTAAAATCAGAATTTTTACTGAAAAAAGAAAAATAATAATTACTAGGTATTTTAAGCATTTCTTAAAGGAATATTTAAAGACGGCTTTACAATTCTGAGGATTTCTTGGTTAATCTGACTGGCGATGCGATCGCCTCTTTTACCATATTCTAATTTAATATCATCCACAAAAAAATTAATTTTAAATTCGTAATATAAAAACCCTTCATCATGATTTAAGGCAGTAATCCAAATTTGTGGATCTTGCCATTTTTTTCGCTCTTTAAAACGAGATTTAAACCAATCACTTAACTCCAAAACATAATCATCTAAGCGAGTTTCTTCTAATTGAGGATTAGTAATTTTTTGATAAAGTCGATAAGTTCTTTTCTTTAATAAAGTAATTTTTCTTTCCCATTCTTGAGGGATTAAATATAGGTCTTCTTCTTTTAAATTAGGGTCTTTAAGCCAAAAACGATACCATTCTCGCACTAATTCTATCAAACCATCTGGATCTTGAGATTCAGCAAAAGTTGTATTTAAAAGATTATCACTATTAATTTCAGAGTCAATATTTAGACCGATTAAAACTAATATTTCTTGATATTCTTGATAAATATTTTCTATTTCTTCTGATGTTAAACCTCCTTTTTCTGCAAACTGTAAAGTAATCACTAAAGCCTCTAAAAATTCTTCAATTTCCTGTAATTTAAAATTAACTTTTTGCTCTTCCAAAAGCCTATTTTTTCCGCTTATTTGTTGTTCGGTTAAAGTATTGCCAGT is a window from the Cyanobacterium sp. Dongsha4 genome containing:
- a CDS encoding pentapeptide repeat-containing protein: MLVNTAVSDIQGQYNSGERNFPKLQLRRIDLRNAQLKGVNLEGSDLSYADLRDADLSGANLSKCYLNEANLSGANLTGANLTGAYLIKAYLTKVNFQKAIVKEAYFTGSFLTRANFFKADLSGAFLNGAHLNGGIFRNASYDNTTRFDKGFDPESLGMQKVSSFNLATSKKVTIGEIITNFETIASITSKYLGGTITGKNFEDTRPDVEWLREFSMDRNGKVNFNGSLSHQATTIQLKWFEKWTNAFVKKSSMIIQDLPNIIEEKHLTVDYLIKKGVA